The following proteins come from a genomic window of Ictalurus furcatus strain D&B chromosome 12, Billie_1.0, whole genome shotgun sequence:
- the tomm40l gene encoding mitochondrial import receptor subunit TOM40B produces MGNVLAASSPSPPPPVQAGPGLLSVPAGFTMPAVSPISPASSGQQESEPPLPNPGAFEEFHRKCKEVFPMQMEGVRLTVNKGLSSCFQVNHNIMLSTTGDSSYRFGATYVGTKQTGPAEAFPVLVGDMDNSGSLNAQIIHQISDRVRSKLAFQTQQQKFVNWQGDVEFKGDDFTATITVGNPDMVVGSGIVIAHYLQSITPSLALGGELVYHRRPGEEGTVMSLAGRYTGSNFIATLTLGGAGAHASYYHKANEQLQIGVELEARTCMQETSVLFGYQLDIPKANLLFKGSIDSNWVVGATLEKKLLPLPLSLALCSFLNHRKNKFQCGFGVTIG; encoded by the exons ATGGGTAATGTGTTGGCTGCCAGTTCTCCCAGTCCACCTCCACCAGTGCAAGCTGGGCCGGGGTTGCTTTCTGTGCCTGCTGGCTTCACCATGCCGGCTGTCTCCCCGATATCTCCTGCTTCTTCTGGGCAACAGGAGAGCGAGCCGCCTCTACCCAACCCAGGTGCTTTTGAGGAGTTCCACCGGAAATGTAAAG AGGTGTTTCCCATGCAGATGGAAGGAGTTCGGCTAACAGTCAACAAGGGCCTCAGCAGCTGTTTCCAG GTCAATCACAACATCATGCTAAGCACCACGGGAGATTCCAGTTACAGATTTGGTGCTACATATGTAGGGACCAAGCAGACAGGACCTGCGGAG GCATTTCCAGTTCTGGTGGGTGACATGGACAACAGTGGCAGCCTCAATGCGCAGATTATTCACCAAATAAGCGACAGAGTGCGCTCCAAGCTGGCCTTCCAG ACGCAGCAACAAAAGTTTGTCAACTGGCAAGGAGATGTTGAGTTTAAAGGAGACGACTTCACTGCTACAATTACTGTAGGAAACCCAGACATGGTGGTAGGATCAG GCATTGTTATAGCTCACTATCTCCAGTCGATCACGCCGTCCTTGGCACTGGGGGGAGAGCTGGTGTACCACCGCCGTCCTGGTGAAGAGGGAACAGTAATGTCGTTGGCAGGAAGATATACAG GTTCTAATTTTATTGCCACTCTGACCCTCGGAGGTGCTGGTGCACATGCATCATATTATCACAAAGCCAACGAGCAG CTGCAGATTGGGGTGGAGCTGGAAGCCAGGACTTGTATGCAGGAAACAAGTGTATTGTTTGGTTACCAGCTGGACATCCCCAAGGCCAATCTGCTCTTTAAAG GTTCTATAGACAGTAACTGGGTAGTAGGAGCAACGCTGGAAAAAAAGCTGCTGCCTCTTCCCCTGTCTTTGGCGCTTTGTTCTTTCCTCAACCATCGTAAAAACAAGTTCCAGTGTGGGTTCGGTGTGACCATTGGATGA